Genomic DNA from Syntrophorhabdales bacterium:
CCTCGATGTAGTAAACGCCAGGGTACTTTGTCTTATATCGGTTTATCGCTGGCATAGGCACCTCTCTGTCTTAAGCCTTCTTTTGTGAAAACCATTCCCCACAGACGGTCGCCGATTTGAGCCGGTACCCTTCATTTCGGAAAATTCCCCACAAGAACCGTCCTCGGGTTTTATAGCCGGTACTCTCAATTCCTCAAACTATTCCCCACACTATTCCCCACATCAAAAATAGAATCTCACGTACCTTCTGGTAAGTCAAGATAAGATTAATGTGTGTAGAAAGGCTTAAATACAGGCTTTGGAAAGGGTAGGTATACAATGTGGTAAATTGAGGTAAGAATATCAAAATGGTCTTTCAAGCCGGCAACTCGGGTTCAAATCCCGATGGGGACGCTTTCTTTATGTTGCAATTCAGTTAAGGACTTTTCCCAGTAACGGCAGACGAGATATTTGTCTGTACCCTTTCTCCTGCAGTATTGAATGTTGTCTCACACAATCAGGTTCCAGCATCACACAGAGCGATAGGGGTTACGACGAGATCGAAACGAAAAAAATTGTTCTCCGAAGTATACAAACAGGCACGTACTTGGCATAAACATTGCAGCTTGAGTCGGATGGAAAATACCACCATGAAGAAAGGTGGCAAACCCATCCGCAATCCTTACGTCGTGCTCCGCGAGGAGTTCGACGACTGGGCCATTCTTTTTCATCCCGATACCGGTCGCGGGTTTGGCCTGAACCCCACCGGCGTCTATGTGTGGAAGCTCCTCGACGGAGAACACTCAATTGATGGCATCATCGGGGCCCTGTGTTGGGATGGCGAGAATATCCCGCAAGCAGTAGACGAGCACCTTGCAGTGTTCCTGGAGGAGCTTGTCCGCCATGGGCTCGCCGGACGTGGACGGGCACGCGCTCACGACGAGGGAAGGATCGCGCCGCCGCCGTGTCCCACGCGTCCGCCCGAGGCGGGTCATGACGAACTGGAATTCACGTACGAACCTCCTAGGCTGGTCGATCTGAGGGTTGATGATTTTGCAGCCCGAGGGTCCGGGGAATGCTGTAACGGTTCAGTAGCCTCGGACTCCGGCTGCAGCAGCGGGGGTGCACCATACCAATGGGGTTGCTGGGATGGATCCTGCACTCAAGAGAGATGCCACAACGGAAACACCGCCCAGTACCAATGCAATTGCGGTTACAACCTGTACAACAACGGTTATACCTGCGGATACGGAGCCTGCGATAAAGTCAGCTGCTCAGGTACCGGCGTGAGCAGTCCCGGGCTGTGTTCAGTAGGATCCTCCCACTGACTCCGGGGAAATCCAGAAGCTCAGAAACGTTACAAGATCTTTCGAATCAGGTAGGAGTCGCTTCCACGCCCCACTCTTGCAGCCGTTTCAAAACAGTCGTCACCAGCGCGTCGATACGGCTTTTCAGAACGTCTGTCATGTCGAGTCCAATATCGACGGAGCCCGGCTGAATGCCTACGAGACAGATCTCTGCAGGCAGTGTGTCGCTCATCCTCGCAGCAAAAAGCAAATCGGAGAGCCCCACGTGATGAGCCGACACCTGAGCAGTCAGAAATGAAGGGATAGAATCCTTTTCAAGGATCATGATCGAGCCGGGTGGTTCTCCGGTATCAACCGCATCAACAAAAAGCACCCTTCTGTAATCTTCGATCACGGGCAGCAGATCGAGGCCTGCAGTGCCGCCATCGATGAGATCGATCTGCGGCTTGAACCTGTATCTCTCCCTTATGGCTTCTAGTATGCGTACGCCGACGCCATCATCCTGCATGAGGATATTGCCCAGGCCGATAATGCAGATCTTATTCTTCACGGCATGTCTTGTGGCCGGAGAAGATGGAACTCATCACGCAGTTATCTTCCACCAGGTCCGTCGTCCACCCGATGTACATATGCACGATAGGAAAGACGATCAGAAACCACATGATGAAGTGATGAATCAGACGGATTTCCTGCACAGGAAAATAAGGAAGTATCCAACCACCCACGACCTTCCAGAAGAGACCCACGTGGCTCTGTGACATGAGGGCAAAACCTGTGAGTATGGAAACAAGATAGCCCAGGAAGAGCACCACGTACGCCATTCCGGCGAGAATCGAATGACCAAGGACGAAGGGCGGACGGGGATCCAGCAAGAGATAAAACCGCAGATCGTGATAGAGCTCGTTAAGGCGCTCCTTCGTGTAGGGGATCATTGTGCTCCACCGTGCATACCTGTTGCCGATAAACCCCCAGTAAATACGCAGCAGCACGCCCATGGCAAAGACATATGCTGTCGAGAAATGTATCAGCCTCATCCAGCCCATGACGAACTGGTTGTGGGGGTTGGTGCCGTAGAATAGCGGGGATGTGCTGTCTATGTAAGGGTGACCGATGTAGTAACCGGTGAAGCTCAAGATGATCAGGCACGCTGCATTGACCCAGTGGGACAATCGGACCGGCGCTTCCCAGATATAGACATCAGTCAGCTTCAACGTGGAGCCAGTGTCACACTTCATTGCTTCTCCCTGGCGTGGACGACGTGAACTGCACATGCCATGCACGGATCAAATGAATGGACGGTCCTGAGTATTTCGAGGGGCTTGTCCGGGTCAGCCACGGGAGTGCCTATCAGCGAGGCCTCCACGGGTCCCCGTATTCCCTTTGCATCTCGTGGCGAGAGGTTCCAGGTGCTCGGAACCACGGCCTGGTAATTGGTGATCTTTCCGTTTCTGATCCGTACCCAGTGGCCGAGGGCACCGCGGGGCGCGTCGTGGAAGCCGTACCCTTTCGCCTCGTTCGGCCAGGTGCCGGGTTCCCACTTCTCCACCTGACAGATGCGGTAGTCACCCCTTTTGATGGTGCCGACGAGTTCGTCGATGAAGCCGGGTATCATCTCGGCTATGATCAGTGTTTCGATGCCGCGGGCGGCGACGCGGCCGAGCGTGGAGAAAAGCGCGTCGGGTCCGACTTTAAGCCTTTGCAGCACCATGTCAACGGTTTCTTTAACCCCCTTATGGCCAGATGCATACGCCACGAGCACGCGTGCTAGAGGGCCTACTTCCATCGGCATTTCTTCGTAGCGCGGCGTCTTAAGCCAGCTGTATTTTGCCTCAGTGTTCAGATGCTCGTACGGGGGCTTCGGTCCTGTATACTTCGCGTTCGTCTCCCCCTCCCATGGATGTTTTCCCTTCTGATCTCCTTCGCCGTACTCGTACCACGAGTGGGTCACATACTCGGCGATCTTCTTCTGGTCGACGGGCAGGATATTGGTCAAGTCTTTTCCAAGAATCATCCCTTTCGGCAGTTGAAGGTTATCAGTGTTGGTCCGGTTGTCTCCAGGAAATTCCCCATAGGTCATGTAATTCCCGACCCCGCTGCCGTAGGCGGCCCAATCCTTGTAATACGAAGCTATGGCCAGGAGGTCCGGTATATAGACCTTGCTGACAAAGTCAATAGCCTGTTGCGTCAGTTGAGACATGAGCGCAATAGCATCGGCATTGATGGCATTCTGGCTGGCGGGATCTACCGGCCGCGCTATCCCTCCCACGAGGTAGGTCTGCAGGTGCGGATTTTTTGCGCCGAGGAGAGCGTGTATTTTCGCGATGCCTCTTTGCCACTCGAGGGCCTCCAGGTAGTGGGCCACTCCCAAAAGGTTCACCTCGGGTGGGAGTTTGTAAGCCGGGTGTCCCCAATAGCCGTTTGCAAAAGGGCCGAGTTGTCCCGTGTCGACGAGACCCTTGACGCGCTTTTGCACCATCGCGAAGAAGGCGGCACCGGAGTTCGGCCAGTCGGACAATGACTGCGCAATTGATGCGGTCTTTGCGGGATCGGCCTTAAGCGCACTCACAATGTCAATCCAGTCGAGACCGTGAAGATGATAGAAGTGGATCACGTGGTCCTGCACGTATTGCACAGCCGCAATGATGTTCCGCATTATACGTGCATTGTCAGGGATCGTCATGCCCAGTGCGTCCTCCACTGCCCGGACAGAAGCGAGCGCATGCACCGTGGTGCAGACACCGCAGATTCTCTGGCAAAAAAGCCAGGCATCTCTGGGATCGCGGTCCTTGAGCACGATTTCGATACCTCTGAACATTGTACTCGATGACCAGGCATCGACGACTTTTCCATTCTCGACCTGCGCCTCGATGCGCAGGTGGCCTTCCAGACGGGTTACTGGATCTATTACTATCCGTGCCATGGTGGACCCTTCCATTCAGTTTTTGGCTGAGCTTTTAACTCCTCTTTGGGTTTTTTCTTTCGCTTTATCAGGCGCGCTATCACGTGGATGAGAATACCTCCGACTGTCGCGGAGGTGACGGCGAGCCCGACTTTATCCGCTGTTGTTTCAACGGTGATGCCGAAGGGCTGCGGGAGCCTCCGGTAGAACGGGGTCATCTGATCCCAGAAATCAGGCGCAGCGCAGGCGATGCACCCGTGGCCTGACTGCACGGGCCAGCTGGTGCGCTCATTGTATTTGACCGTGGGGCAGTTCTGGTAAGCAGCAGGCCCCTTACACCCCATATAGTAAAGACACCAGCCGAGCCTATGCCCCTCATCGCCCCACTGTCTCACGTACTGACCCGCATCGAAATGGGAGCGTCTCTCGCAATTGTCATGGATCCGTTTGCCGAAAGCGAAGAGCGGCCTTCCCAGGGCGTCGAGCGCAGGCAGCACGCCGAACGTAAGATAATGGACGATCGCTGCTGTTATATTTTCCGTATTGACAGGGCAGCCCGCGAGGTTGATGACTGTTGCCCCCGGTACTGCGTCGCGCACGCCCACCGCGCCTGTGGGATTCGGGTGCGCCTTAGGTATGCCTCCGAACGTGGCGCAAGTCCCCATCGCGAAGGTGGCAATAGCGCCCCCACAAACTTCGCGGACGATGTCCACGGCGCTGCGGCCTGCGATGCAGCAGTAAGCCCCATTCTCGCCGAGCGGGATGGAGCCCTCAACTGCGGCGAAGTATTTTCCTTTATGGTTTTTCAGTACGTCCGCGAGAGACTTCTCCGCTTGCTTGCCAGCCGGCGCCATGATGGTCTCGGTGTAGTCGAGGGAGAGTATGTCGAGAATCAGTTCGCTGGCGGTCGGCTTTGCGGCCCTGAGCAGCGCTTCGGTATCTCCCGTGCAACTCTGACACTCTATCCAGACGAGGATCGGTTTCTTCTTTGTCTCCAGTGCGTGTGCAATCCGGGGCACGTAGCTCTGAGAGAGCCCGAGTGCTGCGGCCATCGCCGAGCAGAACTTGAGAAAATCACGGCGGGTGATACCCCGTTCGAGCATCTCCGCGAGCAGACTATCGGCTGCCATAAACCATCCTCCCCTTAGCGCTGAGTTCAAGCCCGACTGTTGAAAATATAGTGTCACCGGTGGCGGCGTGCAACGCCGTCCGGGACGTACCGTGTGTTCATCATTCGGAGTTTACTTCCCTACAACAGCCCCAGGATGATGGCTACCCCGCAGAAAAAATAGAGCATGCGCACGTAGCGTCCCTGCCCGTGGAGATCTTGCCAGTCCGCAGTGCGGCGGACAAGTCCTATCATCCTTGCAAAGATGGGCAGCGTCAGAAGGGCAAGTAGAGAGAGCCACGAGAGCGGCCCGAACACTGACATGAGCAGAATTGAAAGGTATATGACTACCCAGAATGCCACCAGCGCAGCGAATGGGCGGCCGGCCCCCGCCATGATCCAGCCAATTGCGATTGGGATGATTGTTGCCACGAAGAAGGGCGGCCTGCTTGCCTGTGTCCAGGCGTTTAGTTTGTCCCACGTCATGTTCTCAGTTCTCGTATCCCGACGCTTCAATACGGGTGAGCGATAAATTGCCTGCGGTACCTGCTCTTTCGATCGCTGATTCTATCAGAACGTGTGTAGCCTTTCAATACAGCCGGGGTATTGTGTGATCGCCTCAGCAATGTAGTTCTGCAGCGATGGGAACTGTCGAAAGATGTGCTCGTTTTTTTATTGACATTCTCTCAGGGAGAGTCAATGATTGTGCTATTCGTAAGCATTTTTTCACATCGATTGTACAAGGAGAGCGATAACATGGTGAGAAGAAGACTGTTACCCTTTATTGTTGTCCTGGTTATGTGCGGGCCGGGTCAATTTTTCGGGCTCTGTCATGCCGCAGGGTACCCGGATCATAACATCCAATTGGTGGTTCCCTATCCTGCGGGTTCAGGGGCAGACATCACCGCCAGGATATTGATAGGGGAGCTGGAGAAAATACTCGGTGCGAAAATCATTCCGAACAATAAGCCGGGGGCGTCCAGTGTTCTCGGCACGGACGCGGTGGTCAGGGGGAAGAAGGACGGATATACGCTCCTCTACGGCAGTTCCGCGGGATTTGTCTATGCCCCTGTCGCCAACCCTGAGGTTCTCCACTATGACCCCCTCAAGGACGCCGAGCCTTTAGGTTTTCACTACTTCTTTCCCTCTGTCCTTGCCGTCAGGCCGGATGCGCCATGGAAAACCTTTCCCCAACTGGTTGAGTATGCGAAGAAAAACCCGAGCAAGATCCGTGTCAGTACTACGGGCGTAGGATCAGGACCCCACTTCGTGCTCGAGATACTTCAATCCGTTACGGGAACGACGATGACGCATGTTCCCTTTGAGGGTGGTGAAGCGGTTCTCACCGCTCTGTTGGGAGGACACGTGGAGGCTACAGTTGATGCTTTTTCCAAGGTGAAGCCCCACGCAGACGCGGGAAAGATGCGAATGCTTTTGACGACTAACAAACTGCCCGGGTACTCCGACGTTCCAACCATCAGTGAGCTGGGCTACAAACAAAGCCTGCCGGGAAGCTGGTTCGTGCTCTTCGCACCCACGGGCATTCCGGAAGAAGTGAGACGGGTACTGGTGCCCGCAGCCGAAAAGGCGATAAAGGCCACTAAGCCGAAGATCGATCAACTCGGTGGGATCTGCGAATACAAGTCTCCCGCCGAAGTGAAGAAGATGATAGAACAGGAGTACGCAGGAGCCCTTGAAGTTGCGATTAAGATCGGGCTGCGCAAGCCATAAAAGACAGTTTCTCGATCTCGTTTCGGGCTCCGCTTACTGATACGTATCCGGGAATAGAGAAGAGAAACCCGCATCAGAAGAGTAGGCTAGGGGAATGGTCTGGCCTTCAGAGCGCTGTTGGGAAGTGCTGCTACCAAGATCCGCACACAGCATGCGCTCGTACACCCATCCGTTTTTGCCTGCATACTGACCGTCCAGTACGCGAATCCTTCTGACGCTCGAGAAGGTGAACGCGTCCTGCAGTTCGACTCTTGTTCCGCAGGTGACACGGAAGACCTTACGCTGGGCAAGAAGGGCCATAAGTGATATCTCACCGCACTCCTGCGTGAGGGCACACTCGATGAGGCGCTCCATGGTTTCCCGCTCCTGGGAGATGAAGACCGCGTCCCCCGAAGGGCTCGCCAGGGTCAATTCGCCGCTATGGCTGCACGATAACAAAGAAGCAAGGGCCAGAGCAATAAGGAAGCATCCTGTTTTCATAGTGCCTCCCTGTGCCTTTAGCACACATGCAACGAGGACGTCTCAAATAGCTGCGGATAGTCTCTACGGGGTTAACCTGGAAGAAGAGCCTGCACGAGGAGAAGGGAGGAATCTTCATCGCCGCTCTCCGGACGCCACCTTTGCGCAGTGGTGGCGACGTCGGTTGCAACATAACTCTAACCAACTGTAGGTGATCCCAGGGGGATTGTCAAGCAGTCCCGTGCTGTGTCGATTATCGACATACCCCGTATGCGTTTCACTTCCTGCATTTCGGAAGTGGTGCTCCATTAAGAAATGCGTTCATATCGACTATGCCATAGCGAAAACCGAATCTCCTCGTAGCAGGCCCGTTGTAAACAGGCTTAAAACTCCATGACGTGGGGTCGAACATCAGCCCCAATTTCAGCGATGACTGTAACCTGCCTTTCTTCGGAGGGAAGGTTCAAGTTGACCAGGTGTCGTCCGGGACTGACGAACACCTCTCTCTCGATCGTGTATCGCACTCTTTGCCCGCCCTCAGGATCCAACTCACCTTTCGCATCGTACTGCGGGAGCACCTCGTCGTGGCCATCATATTTCCACTCGAACGTTTTGCAGTACGGCTGCTATGGAAGTGCTTTTCATTGCCCTTCTCCTGTGTTTGTTTTAATCCTTTTGTCCTTCACTTCGAACCACCCGTAGAGCGTCGGCAATACGAGAAGGGTCATGAGGGTTGAGGTGAAAAGCCCGCCCACGACCGCGGCAGCCAGAGGTGAAATTCGAAAGCTCTTCTTGGAGATGCAGGTACTCTCGCGTGAGAGCCTCTCTTTCGCGAGAAAAGAGCACCTGAGCGAAGGCGTTTTTGATATCGGACTGAAGCAGGCGCGCGAGATCTTGTATTTCGAGTCTCGTCCGCTCCAGGCCGCTCGTCGCTGCGTCAATGCGCAGCCCGGGCTGACCCGCGATCTCGACGCTCTGCGACACGCTGACCTGGTTGTTCCTGAACGCGCCCCTGGGATCGCCGGGGGGCCGACCCTGAGTCGACATGCCGCCACCTAATGTTGGATTCGAAAAAGGCGGCAGCTTCGCTTTCGCCAGCTGTCCTCTGGCCGTCTCCTCCTCAAACCTGAATGCTCTAAGCTCCGGATTATATTTGAGACCCGTTGCCACCGCCTCATCAACCGTGAGAGCATGGACGGTGTTGACACAACAGATCACAAGAAGCATGGCTATGCCAGCACGAAGCATGAAAATCCTCGTGATGACAGAATTGGAAACGTTAAAGAAAATAAAAGGTCAGATCAGGAAGCGTTGCGGCTTGTAGATGGTGATGGCTACGCCTGAGAAGAGGCGCGGGAATTCTCGAAATGAACCATACTCAAACGAGATGAGTGTGGGCTCATGCATAGTGCTTACCATGAGTGGACTGAGGCACGCAGGGCAAATGCACGACTGATACCCGTTGTCTGAACTTCCCTCGTCGCCCGCACGCACCTGCTGCGAAGAGGAATCGCATGAAGCAACGAACGTTCGGCTGCAATGCGAGCAGAAATATATGCCAGTGGCTGAAATGAAGGTGCAGGCCGTAAGCACGGCGACTGCCACTATGCCCGCTGCAGGAGATCTTGGAAACAACTTGATGGCATAAGTTTGGCAAAACGTGTTGCAGGGGGTCAAGACCGGCAAGTAAGCCGGAAATGCATTTCCCTTTTCAGCACCCCTCTTGACAGGCAAGCAGAACCAAACTAGACGTCCTGCCAATCAGGAATAGTTCCGAATTGACCAAAACAGCCAAAAAATGATACTACAAAGCCTGAGGTGAAGCAGGAGTGCCCTCGTGACCAACGGTATTCATTTGCTCAGGACGTTCTGGTCTTCGGAAATCATCGCGGAGAGCCTTTACGGATTTCTGGCGGCCGGCTACCTCGACCCGGACAGAAGAAAGCTGATCATGCAGCTGGGAGGCATGGAGCGCGGTCACGCACACGCCTGGAACAAGATTGCCACTGACGCACACGGCGTGGCGTTCCATGTTTCTCTTCTCGTAAGATCAAAAATAGTGCTGCTTAAACTGCTCTCGCTTGTGCTGCCGCTCCCTATATTCATCCACTACATGGAGCATCGCGAGAAGCAAGCTATCCTTGACTACGCCGGACTGCTCGAGGCCTACAAAGATAATGAGAAGATCAGTAGTATCATCAGCAATATTGTCGTGCAGGAAATCAGCCATGAATGGCACATGATGGAACAGCTTGCGGACAAGCGATTATATATTGCGAAGGTCAAGGAAGCGATCCCGGGCATGACAGCAGGTACAATAGAAACGCTGGGGCTTGTTATTGGCTTGCTTGCGGCCCATGCCAGGACCTTTATGATAGGCCTGACGGGCGTGATTGCCATGATCCGAGGCATGATTGCGGAGACATCAGTTTCCTATATCTCGTCCAAAGAGCATCATGATTTTAATGAAGGGAACAACAAAGAGCTCGACGTAAAAAAAGAACTCAACCCTGCGGTACTACGGAGGGAACTCGAAAGGGACCTCCTAGAAAGGGGGGTCAGAAGTGAAACAGTGCAAGTCATCCTTGGAAGCGTCGGAGAGGACGCAGCTGTTCTGGCCAGCCTGGTGAGGACGATCAGGGCCGGTTCCGAGACTCTTCGGCCGGGCGAATCCATAAAGGCCACCGGTGTTTTCTTTGTCGTCGGGGCCCTGCCTGTCTTGATACCTTTCTTTGTGGGTACCCTGTTTGGTTCAAGCCCGTCGATTCCAGCAGTGATCGCCTTTGCCGTAGCGGTGGTCAGTATTTCCCTGGCCGGTCTTTTTACGGCCGTCCTTTCGGGCAAGAGAATTTCTACGAACATCCTGCACAACCTGTGCATAATCCTGGGAACCGCCGCGCTCACGTATCTCGTAGGTTCAGCAGCGCGCCTGTTCCTCGGGGTAACGCATTAGAGGAGAAGCCGGCCGCTGTCGGGCCACAGTGCATGCGGTTTCTGAAGATAGTGGAGGCGCTTTGAGAGACTGGAGTGAGACAATCGTAGATACGCCGCACGGCCCTATACGAGAGTTCGGGCCGCGGGCCAGCCTTTCGGACCATGCTACCCGGTTCATGATAGAACATATCAGGGTGCCCGACGGAGCGAAAGCTGCGGAAGCAGGCTGCGGCACCGGAGTTCTTTCCATATACATGGCTATGGCAGGAGTGCGACACGCGGTGGGAACGGATATTGACGAGGGCTCCCTCGCAGCAGCACGTCACAATGCAATGGTTAATGATGTAACGGGCGTAGAGTTCATACAGGGAAGCCTGCTCGATCCCGTACAGGGACCCCTCGACCTCGTCGTGGCTCTTCTCCCGCACAAACCGGCCCCGCGGCCCTTCAACAGAAGATACTATGGCGGTCCTGATGGCACCGACCTTCTGCTTGCTCTCATCGAGCAAGCTGCCCACAAGGTTTTATCCGGCGGGCGACTCTACCTCTACCTCAACAGCATCGCGAACCCGTTTCGTGTGGTAGCGGCACTGGACGCGCGGTTCCTGGTTCACCTGACAGGGGAAAAGAAAAGATATTTCACGCGCAAGGAGTTCGATGATCTTACGCCGGGAATGTTCGACTACCTCGGTGATCTGAGAAAAAAGGGCATGGCCGAATTCGATGAAGACGGGTCAGGGCCTTACTTCATGGCGCGAATCTACGAAGCGGTTCGACGGTGAGCGATAAGTACCTGATCATAAATGCAGACGACGGAGGCCTGTCGCCAGCGATAGATGAAGGGATTCTCGACACGATCCGTGCAGGTAGTATCACGTCGGTGAGTCTCCTCGTCAATCCTCCCTTTTCTCCTTGCATCAAGGCCTTCAAGGAATCGGGCGTGTCTATAGGCCTGCACCTGAACCTTACGTTAGGCAAACCTTGTACCCCTTCGCCACCTCCGCTGCTTGTGGATCAGGAAGGGCGTTTTCACGGATACGGGAGCAGTAATCATAGTGCGTTAGAGAGAGCCACAGTGAAAGTAGAGTTCTTACAGCAGCTTGACCGGTTCAGGGATCTTACGGGTACGGAGCCGACTCATCTCGATGTCCACAAGCACCTCCATCGAAGCAGTGCAGTCGTTCTCTCTGTGGTGCTGGAAATGGCAGTAATGCTGAATATTCCCTTGCGTTGCACCGACGACGCGGGGCGGAGCGCATGCAGGGCAGCGGAAATAATGGCAACAGACCATTTTCTTGGCGATGTGAAGCCCAGCCCTTATTGGACCATCGAGCGCCTGAAAGAACAACTTGAGCGCGTCTCTCCAGGCATTACGGAACTAATGTGTCATCCGGGCAGGAACGGGATGCCGATGGAAGGCATCACCTATATGGCGGAGCGGGATGAAGAACGAAGAACCTTCTGCTCATCCGAGGCAAGAGAGCTTCTTGCGTCACTCCGGCTTGTAAATTTCCGCACCGCGCCCTTTATAAGAAAGAACAGGTGAGGAGCCAGCAGCGTGTGTCACCATGAAGCTTGATATTCTTGACTACAGTGTGCATGGCAACGAAGCCGATACAGAGAGTGACGCGCTCCTGAAGGCAGCGTCGGAAGCCCTGGGTTACACAACGAGGATCGTTCTTCTGCAATCGGAGAAACATGTCCCGGAACTTCAAGAACGTGTCTGGTTGCGCTATGATCTGCGGTCCCGCAGGGAACTCGCGTGGATTGTCAGCGTGGCCGAGAACCTGGAGAAAAAGGGGCATCAGGTGTTTCCTTCGGCCCGCTCTATATTGTTGTCGGAAGATAAATGGGAAACGCATCTCGCTCTTCTCCACACAAGACTGCCGTTGATAGAAACCCATGATCTCAGTGCGACCGATCCCGGTGGAGCCACAATTGTCCTCAAGCCGCGCGTTGGATGGGGCGGTATGGGCATGAAGCTTCTTGAAAATGGCGCGGACGTTCTTTCTCAACTCTTGGAAGAGAAGAAAGAGTATATATGGCAGCCGTTTATACCGCACCGGCAAACGTGGACCGTGGTCATGGCGGGAGAATCCCTTCTTAGCATTCTTGAGAAACGGGC
This window encodes:
- a CDS encoding ATP-grasp domain-containing protein: MKLDILDYSVHGNEADTESDALLKAASEALGYTTRIVLLQSEKHVPELQERVWLRYDLRSRRELAWIVSVAENLEKKGHQVFPSARSILLSEDKWETHLALLHTRLPLIETHDLSATDPGGATIVLKPRVGWGGMGMKLLENGADVLSQLLEEKKEYIWQPFIPHRQTWTVVMAGESLLSILEKRATSNDFRTNFHFGEEALEASDPGGAGDRAALALDAVGLVAGGVDLIEADGQLKVLEVNSAPCLWYDNLPALDLAGPMVHCVMEWMDRFKEEFI